A genomic region of Trichothermofontia sichuanensis B231 contains the following coding sequences:
- a CDS encoding chlorophyll a/b-binding protein, which produces MLYSPVTRQPAPPTPRSTHHNPDVNKCCELWVTCVKVCNRFRFQETQTMQKQESKLGFTAFAETWNGRLAMLGFVIGLATELLTGQGILAQLGLM; this is translated from the coding sequence ATCCTTTATTCTCCCGTTACTCGCCAACCTGCACCCCCAACCCCTAGGTCAACCCATCACAACCCAGATGTAAACAAATGTTGCGAGTTATGGGTTACCTGTGTTAAGGTTTGTAACAGGTTCAGATTTCAGGAGACACAGACCATGCAAAAGCAAGAAAGCAAGCTTGGGTTTACCGCCTTCGCTGAAACCTGGAATGGCCGTCTGGCGATGTTGGGTTTCGTGATTGGCCTTGCGACCGAATTGTTAACGGGTCAAGGGATTCTTGCCCAGCTCGGTTTGATGTAA
- a CDS encoding ABC-F family ATP-binding cassette domain-containing protein, whose product MEWPKRGPKARSTKQKARINRIQAMQEQAFKQAQGKVTITTPGRRIGEKVIELEGIYKAYGDRFLIKDFTYYFNPEDRVGIIGPNGIGKSTLMDIITGRVEPDAGRREIGVTVQFGYFDQHSDDLHLNENQRVIDYLKDVAELVKTVDGSVITASQILERFLFPPNQQYAPIHKLSGGERRRLFLLRVLMAAPNVLILDEPTNDLDVQTLSVLEDYLEDFNGCVIVVSHDRYFLDRTVDKIFAFEGEGQIREYPGNYSIYLDYRQAAETAQAEATQVPKVAASKAASKTKAEQLPSSPAIAAEKPRKLSYKERQEYERLETAIPAWEAEKAALEKRLYHDPPSNFSELQSLATQLAELAATIDQATARWLELAERA is encoded by the coding sequence TTGGAGTGGCCAAAACGGGGACCCAAGGCTCGCAGTACGAAGCAAAAGGCCCGCATCAATCGCATTCAAGCCATGCAGGAACAGGCGTTTAAACAAGCCCAGGGTAAAGTGACGATTACTACGCCGGGGCGACGGATTGGCGAGAAGGTCATTGAACTTGAAGGTATTTATAAAGCCTATGGCGATCGCTTTTTGATCAAGGACTTTACCTATTATTTCAATCCCGAAGATCGGGTGGGGATTATTGGTCCCAATGGGATTGGTAAATCCACGCTGATGGATATCATTACAGGACGGGTGGAACCGGATGCGGGACGGCGGGAAATTGGCGTAACGGTCCAGTTTGGCTATTTTGATCAACACTCGGATGACCTGCATCTGAATGAAAATCAACGCGTCATTGACTATCTCAAGGATGTGGCAGAACTGGTAAAAACAGTTGATGGCAGTGTGATTACAGCCTCGCAAATTCTAGAGCGGTTTCTGTTTCCACCTAATCAACAATATGCCCCAATCCATAAACTATCCGGTGGTGAGCGACGGCGCTTGTTCCTGTTGCGGGTATTGATGGCTGCTCCCAATGTTTTAATTTTAGATGAACCAACGAATGATCTAGATGTACAAACCCTGTCGGTCTTAGAAGACTATCTAGAGGATTTCAACGGTTGTGTCATTGTCGTCTCCCACGATCGCTATTTCCTCGATCGTACCGTGGATAAAATTTTTGCCTTTGAAGGAGAAGGCCAAATCCGTGAGTATCCTGGTAATTATTCGATTTATTTAGACTACCGTCAGGCCGCAGAAACAGCCCAAGCTGAGGCCACTCAGGTACCCAAGGTAGCAGCATCTAAAGCAGCTTCTAAGACCAAAGCCGAACAGTTACCATCATCCCCAGCGATCGCGGCTGAAAAACCGCGCAAATTATCCTATAAGGAACGGCAGGAATATGAACGTTTGGAAACCGCAATTCCAGCTTGGGAAGCGGAGAAGGCCGCCCTGGAAAAGCGACTGTATCATGACCCTCCCAGCAATTTCTCAGAACTGCAAAGCTTGGCGACCCAGTTAGCGGAGTTAGCGGCCACAATCGATCAGGCAACGGCACGCTGGCTAGAATTAGCGGAACGGGCTTAG
- a CDS encoding NAD(P)/FAD-dependent oxidoreductase — protein sequence MPHVIIVGCGIIGATIAYELSRLPDLAITVLEQQPEATFFPAMAPPVSASRPDWPTLRPVASHAALGILVGISSQKRKGRAWNLRQASIRRYHSLLPELTALTGQPIAHNPQGLLHLLTADANLGDWQTLCEQRASQGFRLDYLSQEQLHDRYPDLDLTGVVAGIHSPQDLHIQPAALLRALIAAARQQGVQFHFTTAVEAVEPCHAAMAPTSSSHNPMAIVHTQTDSFSADWVILAAGLGTAAVIPPGQPPVALMPVLGQGIQVRLTRPLAGHVPLPVVTRNDIHIAPLDTHDYWIGATVEFPQPETPLVPDRAQLQTVWEQAIACLPALAEATWVETWYGLRPRPTHQPAPIIEKLAGYPNVILATGHYRNGILLAPATAQQVSTLMGVNLPLPDAAGSLHQGKA from the coding sequence ATGCCCCATGTGATCATTGTGGGTTGTGGCATTATCGGTGCCACGATCGCCTACGAACTAAGCCGCCTGCCTGATCTGGCCATTACGGTTCTCGAACAACAACCCGAAGCCACCTTTTTCCCGGCGATGGCTCCCCCGGTATCCGCTTCCCGCCCTGATTGGCCTACCCTGCGGCCCGTGGCCAGTCATGCCGCCCTGGGGATTCTCGTTGGTATCAGTAGCCAGAAGCGCAAAGGTCGTGCCTGGAACCTCCGGCAAGCGAGTATTCGCCGCTACCACAGCCTGTTACCGGAACTCACCGCCCTCACAGGGCAGCCGATCGCCCACAACCCCCAGGGTCTCCTCCACCTCCTCACCGCTGACGCCAACCTGGGGGACTGGCAAACCTTATGTGAACAGCGGGCCAGCCAGGGCTTTCGACTCGATTACCTCAGCCAGGAACAACTGCACGATCGCTATCCTGACCTTGACCTGACGGGCGTTGTTGCCGGCATCCATTCTCCTCAAGACCTGCACATTCAACCGGCTGCCCTCCTCCGCGCCCTGATCGCAGCAGCCCGTCAGCAAGGTGTCCAATTTCACTTCACAACCGCCGTCGAAGCGGTTGAGCCATGCCATGCCGCAATGGCCCCCACTTCCTCCTCCCATAACCCAATGGCTATCGTCCACACGCAAACGGATAGCTTCTCAGCCGACTGGGTTATCCTCGCGGCTGGCCTCGGCACTGCTGCCGTAATCCCCCCTGGCCAGCCCCCTGTCGCCCTGATGCCCGTTCTCGGTCAGGGTATCCAGGTTCGCCTGACTCGCCCGCTCGCGGGTCACGTTCCCCTACCCGTTGTCACCCGGAACGATATTCACATTGCCCCCCTAGACACCCACGATTACTGGATTGGGGCCACGGTTGAATTTCCCCAACCTGAGACACCCCTCGTCCCCGATCGCGCCCAATTGCAAACGGTGTGGGAACAGGCGATCGCCTGCTTACCGGCCTTAGCTGAGGCCACCTGGGTTGAAACCTGGTATGGCCTGCGCCCTAGACCCACCCACCAACCCGCCCCCATTATCGAAAAGCTGGCGGGTTACCCCAACGTTATCCTGGCCACAGGGCACTACCGCAATGGTATCCTCCTCGCTCCGGCCACAGCCCAGCAGGTAAGTACCCTCATGGGGGTGAATTTGCCACTCCCCGATGCGGCAGGAAGTCTTCATCAGGGTAAGGCTTGA
- a CDS encoding NUDIX hydrolase, which yields MSLGQEPPQRLKSSLSYHGRKFRFEVSQLRLPNGAIGYWECIRHPGGALAVPVTAAGQLVLVRQYRFALCGRLLEFPAGTVEPDEAPLVTIQRELEEETGYHADRWQLLGKFPLAPGYSDEFIYAYLAQDLHKLEVPPTRDEDEDIEVVLLSPADLEKAILAGEAIDAKTICSFFLARPHLG from the coding sequence ATGTCTTTAGGTCAAGAACCGCCGCAACGGTTGAAATCATCCCTGTCCTACCACGGACGTAAGTTTAGGTTTGAAGTCTCACAGTTGCGGCTACCCAATGGTGCGATCGGGTATTGGGAATGCATTCGACATCCGGGCGGTGCCCTCGCGGTACCGGTGACGGCTGCGGGCCAGTTGGTGCTGGTGCGGCAATATCGCTTTGCCCTGTGTGGTCGCTTGCTCGAATTTCCTGCGGGGACAGTTGAACCGGATGAAGCTCCCTTGGTGACGATTCAGCGGGAATTGGAGGAGGAAACCGGGTACCACGCCGATCGCTGGCAATTGTTAGGGAAATTCCCCCTTGCACCCGGTTATTCTGATGAATTCATCTACGCCTATCTGGCCCAAGATTTGCACAAGTTAGAGGTACCGCCTACCCGGGATGAGGATGAGGATATTGAAGTGGTTTTGTTATCGCCGGCTGATCTCGAAAAGGCCATTTTGGCCGGTGAGGCCATCGATGCAAAGACAATTTGTAGCTTTTTCCTGGCGCGGCCCCATCTGGGATAG
- the ygfZ gene encoding CAF17-like 4Fe-4S cluster assembly/insertion protein YgfZ, translating to MSEEQTELQACQALAGATFKAIANGINIPISFGNEAAALEAVETGVALVDRSHWGRLSVSDQDRLRYLHNQTTNTFVSLEPGQGCDTVFVTSTARTIDLVTAYVLEEAVLLLVSPNRREQLLAWMDRYIFFADRVQLADLTATTIAFSLLGPASGTLIEKLGASALIGQPHAHHCQVTVGDVPLRIAVGSGLATPGYTLIADRTIAASLWQQLTAWGAIPLGENLWQRLRLEQGRPMPDHELTEDYNPLEAGLWSAVSFNKGCYIGQETIARLDTYQGVKQQLWGLRWQGGPVDIGTTITIAGERVGKLTSQLVTETGALGLAYLRTKAGGSAGLQVQMGNITATIVDLPFISRGRSAPQKTSL from the coding sequence ATGAGCGAGGAACAAACCGAGTTGCAAGCCTGCCAAGCCTTGGCTGGGGCAACCTTCAAAGCAATCGCCAATGGTATAAATATACCAATCAGCTTTGGTAATGAAGCCGCTGCTCTAGAAGCGGTCGAAACTGGTGTTGCCCTAGTCGATCGCAGCCATTGGGGACGACTCAGCGTTAGCGACCAGGATCGTCTACGCTATCTCCACAACCAGACAACCAATACCTTTGTATCCCTTGAACCGGGTCAGGGCTGTGACACAGTTTTTGTCACGTCTACCGCCCGCACGATCGATCTGGTCACTGCTTATGTTCTGGAGGAGGCCGTCCTGTTGCTGGTGTCGCCTAACCGGCGTGAACAACTGCTGGCTTGGATGGATCGCTATATCTTCTTTGCCGATCGCGTCCAACTGGCAGACCTGACTGCAACCACGATCGCCTTTAGCCTCCTAGGCCCCGCCAGCGGCACCCTCATCGAAAAGCTGGGAGCTAGTGCCCTCATCGGTCAACCCCATGCCCACCATTGCCAGGTCACCGTTGGGGATGTCCCCCTGCGTATCGCGGTAGGCAGCGGACTGGCGACACCGGGCTACACCCTCATCGCCGATCGCACGATCGCGGCATCCCTCTGGCAACAACTGACCGCCTGGGGAGCCATTCCTTTGGGGGAAAACCTCTGGCAACGGCTGCGCTTGGAGCAGGGACGCCCGATGCCCGATCACGAACTCACCGAAGATTACAATCCCCTAGAGGCTGGCCTGTGGTCCGCTGTTTCCTTTAATAAGGGCTGCTATATCGGCCAGGAAACGATCGCCCGCCTCGATACCTACCAGGGTGTCAAACAACAACTCTGGGGCCTCCGTTGGCAAGGTGGCCCGGTGGACATAGGCACAACGATCACGATCGCCGGGGAGCGGGTCGGCAAACTTACCAGCCAACTGGTCACGGAAACGGGTGCACTGGGCCTCGCCTATCTCCGCACCAAAGCTGGTGGGTCAGCCGGTCTCCAGGTACAAATGGGCAACATCACCGCCACGATCGTGGATTTACCCTTTATCAGCCGTGGTCGCTCAGCGCCTCAGAAAACTTCTCTCTAA